From Salarias fasciatus chromosome 5, fSalaFa1.1, whole genome shotgun sequence, a single genomic window includes:
- the LOC115388814 gene encoding LOW QUALITY PROTEIN: olfactory receptor class A-like protein 1 (The sequence of the model RefSeq protein was modified relative to this genomic sequence to represent the inferred CDS: inserted 4 bases in 3 codons; deleted 2 bases in 1 codon; substituted 1 base at 1 genomic stop codon), whose translation MLYLSLTVVGXFTAFLLLLYRENWLLAADATVLHLACVNLLVDGVRCLLETLASFHLADVFGDTSCKAVFFFFVYRTSCALSVWLTILLSAYQCLSIALPGSYWVSVCTFVSHYLSFVLLLFWALSTCVTAAAILLSFGSNGCVLANDAIKAQFCXKQSNGAARVGRDVVPMALVTLGSLIILVFLXKHSQQVKGLCSSSSGGGAGGGSNRAEQQDVKVVVTLVIPYLVLFGVDNGLWLYGFTVRKTMCSLLISDLXFFTLNAGLNPLVITSPNRKVNGRLRCSGQQKPASEKATSFSTM comes from the exons ATGCTCTATCTGTCCCTCACAGTTGTGGG TTTCACCGCGTTCCTCCTGTTGCTCTATCGGGAGAATTGGCTCCTCGCAGCTGATGCAACCGTCCTGCACCTGGCCTGCGTCAACCTGCTGGTGGATGGCGTTAGATGTCTGCTGGAGACGCTCGCCTCCTTCCATTTGGCCGACGTTTTTGGTGACACAAGCTgtaaagctgtgtttttttttttt gtttacaGGACATCATGCGCCCTCTCAGTCTGGCTCACCATCCTTCTGAGCGCCTACCAGTGCTTGAGCATTGCACTTCCCGGATCATACTGGGTTTCTGTCTGCACTTTCGTATCCCACTATCTGTCCTTTGTGCTTCTCCTCTTCTGGGCCCTGAGCACCTGCGTGACCGCGGCAGCCATACTGCTCTCCTTTGGTTCCAATGGCTGTGTTTTGGCCAATGATGCCATAAAAGCGCAATTCT CCAAACAGTCTAATGGTGCAGCCCGAGTGGGCAGAGATGTGGTGCCCATGGCCCTCGTGACCCTTGGGAGCCTGATTATCCTGGTCTTTCTTTAAAAGCACAGCCAGCAGGTGAAAGGactttgcagcagcagcagcgggggcGGTGCAGGTGGTGGGAGCAACCGAGCCGAGCAACAAGATGTGAAAGTTGTAGTGACTCTTGTGATCCCGTATTTGGTCCTCTTTGGGGTAGATAATGGTCTTTGGTTGTACGGCTTCACTGTTAGAAAAACCATGTGTTCCTTACTAATATCAGACT TATTCTTTACATTGAATGCAGGACTAAATCCTCTGGTTATAACTTCACCTAACAGGAAGGTAAACGGCAGACTGAGGTGTTCAGGACAGCAGAAACCTGCATCGGAAAAAGCCACAAGTTTCTCTACCATGTGA